The Litchfieldia alkalitelluris genome has a window encoding:
- a CDS encoding DEAD/DEAH box helicase: MIEQRKLIVNSEKGNFLNELVKSINECTRFYFSAAFINFSGLQLLLEPLKQAEARGIKGQIITSTYLNFTDSKSLWKIKDFKNIDLKVFVTDKEIGFHTKAYIFEYEDYYKVIIGSSNITQSALKSNIEWNVEMVSKDDSFLESVLKEYNHLWNSSTVADDAFITRYEDFLSKLVNHNAKQQLIYEHVEYIVPNRMQKRAMENLERLRSFGETKALVIAATGTGKTYMSAFDVKHFQPKKLLFIVHREEILKKAKETFEKLITNKGVTFGLLTGNQKDKNADYLFATIQTLSRYYTEFKADEFDYIIFDEAHHATSASYQTVLNYFKPKFTLGMTATPERSDGVSVFDLFDNNVAIEVRLHEALDDELIIPFHYFGITDIEGIDLSDVDIDDVAEITKRLKVNERVDFIIENMNFYNHDGDKRKCLGFCASKEHARYMADEFNKRGHNSVYLSGDDSVENRSYYIRKLEDDRDELEFIFTVDIFNEGVDIPSVNTVLMLRPTNSPIVFIQQLGRGLRKYKEKQFLTVLDFIGNHSKTFLIAIALNGSRYYDKESLKVAIATGFANIPGATHIQMDKISQERILEQIDKENFNSMKYLREEYFEFKKLNQGRTPYLLMDYLKFDGAPDPVKFIDKEKIYQQFVAKAEKDEPLRSLFSNVAFEGALRELSGQLPLKRIYEFVILKYLLDHDQITVQQAKHEILKHVKDIDEDSISHAFECLNQDYYDSVQKRGKLQLGNHMNGTLTKTEAFRALLENSEYKKYIVDIINYGIYRYEKEYQNDYYGVPHFKLYEQYQMIDAAVLSNYRKTHSSFRGSGLLANGNEYFLYIDLHKEEGIKESINYKDKFINEKYFQWQTPNSTSQGTDRGKNIIFNEARGVNLHLFIRKYKEIDGKVEPYIYIGKGNTVEYEDEKPITVKMKLEHEIPARLYTEFVKKV, from the coding sequence ATGATTGAACAAAGAAAATTAATCGTAAACTCTGAAAAAGGCAATTTTTTAAATGAACTAGTCAAATCGATCAATGAATGCACTCGCTTTTATTTCAGTGCTGCTTTTATTAATTTTAGTGGATTACAGCTTTTACTTGAACCATTAAAGCAAGCGGAAGCAAGAGGAATAAAAGGCCAAATTATAACTTCAACATACTTAAATTTTACAGACAGCAAGTCACTATGGAAAATCAAAGATTTCAAAAATATTGACCTGAAGGTATTTGTTACTGATAAAGAAATTGGTTTTCATACAAAGGCATATATCTTTGAATATGAAGATTATTATAAGGTGATTATTGGCTCATCAAATATTACTCAAAGTGCGTTAAAGAGTAATATTGAATGGAATGTTGAAATGGTCTCGAAGGATGATTCATTCCTAGAGAGTGTACTAAAAGAATATAATCATCTATGGAATAGCAGTACGGTTGCTGATGATGCTTTTATTACTAGATATGAGGATTTTCTAAGTAAGTTGGTTAATCATAATGCAAAGCAACAACTAATCTATGAACATGTTGAATATATTGTTCCTAATCGAATGCAAAAAAGAGCGATGGAGAATTTAGAGAGACTCCGTTCATTTGGTGAAACTAAAGCATTAGTAATCGCAGCGACTGGGACAGGTAAAACCTATATGTCTGCATTTGATGTTAAGCATTTTCAGCCAAAAAAACTACTATTTATTGTGCATAGAGAAGAAATATTAAAAAAGGCCAAAGAAACCTTTGAAAAGTTAATTACTAACAAAGGAGTTACATTCGGCTTATTAACAGGAAATCAAAAGGATAAGAATGCTGATTATTTATTTGCAACGATTCAAACCTTATCAAGATATTATACTGAGTTTAAAGCGGATGAGTTTGATTATATTATTTTCGATGAAGCACATCATGCTACTAGTGCTAGTTATCAGACAGTCCTTAATTACTTTAAACCTAAGTTCACATTAGGAATGACGGCGACACCCGAACGAAGTGATGGAGTAAGTGTGTTTGACTTGTTCGATAATAATGTTGCAATAGAGGTTCGTCTTCATGAGGCATTAGATGATGAATTAATCATTCCTTTTCATTATTTTGGAATTACGGATATTGAAGGTATTGATTTGAGTGATGTTGATATTGACGATGTAGCAGAGATTACGAAGCGCTTAAAGGTAAATGAGCGGGTTGATTTTATCATCGAGAATATGAACTTCTATAATCATGATGGTGATAAGAGGAAATGTTTAGGGTTCTGTGCGAGTAAAGAGCATGCGAGATATATGGCAGATGAATTTAATAAAAGAGGACATAATTCTGTTTATTTATCTGGTGATGATTCAGTTGAAAACCGTTCCTACTATATTCGAAAGTTAGAAGATGATAGAGACGAGTTAGAGTTTATTTTTACAGTTGATATTTTTAATGAAGGGGTCGATATTCCTTCTGTTAATACTGTTTTAATGTTAAGGCCTACTAATTCTCCAATCGTATTCATTCAACAATTGGGAAGAGGGCTCCGTAAATATAAGGAAAAGCAATTTTTAACTGTTCTAGATTTCATCGGAAATCATAGTAAAACATTCCTAATCGCTATCGCATTAAATGGTAGCAGATATTATGATAAGGAAAGTTTGAAAGTCGCTATCGCTACGGGATTTGCGAATATTCCTGGAGCGACTCATATCCAAATGGATAAAATCTCTCAAGAGAGAATTCTCGAGCAAATTGATAAAGAGAACTTTAATTCGATGAAGTACTTAAGAGAAGAATATTTCGAGTTTAAGAAACTAAATCAAGGTCGAACTCCATATTTACTTATGGATTATTTAAAATTTGATGGTGCTCCTGATCCAGTAAAATTTATTGATAAAGAAAAAATTTATCAGCAATTTGTTGCAAAGGCTGAGAAGGATGAACCCTTGAGGTCACTATTTAGTAATGTAGCCTTTGAAGGTGCATTAAGAGAACTATCTGGACAGCTGCCCCTTAAGAGAATTTACGAGTTTGTTATTCTTAAATACTTATTAGACCATGATCAAATAACCGTTCAACAAGCAAAACACGAGATATTAAAACATGTTAAAGATATTGATGAAGATAGTATTAGTCATGCATTTGAATGCTTAAACCAAGACTATTATGATAGTGTACAAAAAAGAGGGAAATTACAGCTAGGTAACCACATGAATGGCACATTAACTAAAACAGAAGCATTTAGAGCACTTCTTGAAAATAGTGAATATAAAAAATATATCGTTGATATTATTAACTATGGTATTTATCGTTATGAGAAGGAATATCAGAATGACTATTATGGAGTACCTCATTTTAAACTATATGAACAATATCAAATGATCGATGCTGCAGTGCTTTCAAATTACCGGAAAACACATAGTTCATTTAGAGGATCAGGTCTTCTAGCTAATGGTAATGAGTACTTCTTATATATTGATCTTCATAAAGAGGAAGGAATCAAAGAGAGTATTAATTATAAGGATAAATTCATTAACGAAAAGTACTTTCAATGGCAGACACCTAATAGTACAAGCCAGGGAACTGATCGTGGGAAGAATATTATCTTCAATGAAGCAAGAGGAGTCAACCTTCATTTATTTATTCGAAAATATAAAGAAATTGATGGTAAGGTTGAGCCGTATATTTATATTGGTAAAGGCAATACAGTTGAATATGAAGATGAAAAACCTATTACGGTTAAAATGAAGCTTGAACATGAGATACCTGCTAGATTGTATACTGAGTTTGTAAAAAAAGTTTAA
- a CDS encoding (deoxy)nucleoside triphosphate pyrophosphohydrolase codes for MKKLVKVVAAIIENDQNEILCALRSPDMAIPNMWEFPGGKVEKDEDIYSALKREIHEELNCTIETIDLFHDNTHEYDTFIINILCITCKIVEGIPTPSEHSKLIWLRRENLDSLKWAPADIPAVEQLINQAN; via the coding sequence TTGAAAAAGCTTGTAAAAGTAGTAGCTGCAATCATAGAAAACGACCAAAATGAAATATTATGTGCCCTAAGATCACCTGACATGGCGATCCCAAACATGTGGGAATTTCCTGGTGGAAAAGTAGAAAAAGATGAGGACATCTACTCTGCTTTAAAAAGAGAAATACATGAGGAGTTGAATTGTACAATTGAAACTATCGATTTATTCCATGACAATACGCATGAATACGATACATTTATAATAAATATTCTTTGCATTACATGTAAAATCGTTGAAGGAATACCAACACCAAGTGAGCACTCAAAACTTATTTGGTTAAGAAGAGAGAACCTAGACTCATTAAAGTGGGCACCAGCAGATATACCTGCTGTAGAACAGTTAATAAACCAAGCTAACTAA
- a CDS encoding sigma-70 family RNA polymerase sigma factor codes for MKVPKNSMNQILSLLDKTFKKNKRFSLSEAKSIIEDIMGEQVNELFVKEYLSNKGCIIEEKKIINHKQDATTKKEAPSTVEIEEDDFLDDLDLDDVLNSELKPNVDSSTENKKDYKNNDQLIQTYQANYDDITHQRLIRANTNLVKKYAKFYTERYAKHKLDYDDLVGEGMFGLMKALKRYDPTMGFQFSTYATHWIKQAMTRAIADKGLTIRVPVHMFDLALKVKRTEQKFIDEITNELDIAGLCKELDISEEKYLQVKLVEHQFLNLSSLNTIISEGSEETQLLDMIGTDREHVIGYYENEYNDPAIMAERNDIKAYVHQILDDLTDREANVLRLRYGIDDGRERTLEEVGKVFGVTRERIRQIEAKAFRKLKHRLSRKAKRHDWVS; via the coding sequence ATGAAAGTACCAAAAAACTCAATGAATCAAATATTGAGTTTGTTAGATAAAACGTTTAAGAAGAATAAGCGTTTTTCACTTTCAGAAGCGAAAAGCATTATTGAAGACATTATGGGTGAACAAGTAAACGAATTATTCGTAAAAGAATATTTATCTAATAAAGGTTGTATTATTGAAGAGAAAAAAATCATTAACCATAAGCAAGATGCAACCACCAAAAAAGAAGCACCATCAACAGTTGAAATAGAAGAAGATGATTTTCTTGATGACTTAGATTTGGACGATGTGCTGAACTCAGAACTAAAGCCAAATGTAGATTCTTCTACAGAAAATAAAAAGGATTATAAAAACAATGATCAATTGATTCAAACTTACCAAGCAAATTACGATGATATTACACATCAAAGATTAATTAGAGCTAATACAAACTTGGTAAAGAAATATGCTAAATTTTATACTGAAAGATACGCAAAACACAAATTAGATTATGACGATTTAGTTGGTGAGGGCATGTTTGGCCTAATGAAAGCTTTAAAACGTTACGATCCTACAATGGGTTTTCAATTTTCCACATATGCAACTCATTGGATTAAACAAGCGATGACAAGAGCAATTGCTGACAAGGGACTAACGATTCGTGTCCCTGTTCATATGTTCGATCTAGCTCTCAAAGTAAAAAGAACTGAACAGAAGTTTATTGATGAAATAACAAATGAACTTGATATTGCCGGCCTTTGTAAGGAATTAGATATCTCTGAAGAAAAATACCTTCAAGTCAAACTAGTAGAACATCAATTTCTTAATCTCTCTTCCTTAAATACAATTATTTCTGAAGGTAGTGAAGAGACACAGTTGCTTGATATGATTGGAACAGATCGAGAACATGTTATTGGGTATTACGAAAACGAATACAACGATCCAGCAATTATGGCTGAACGTAATGATATAAAAGCTTATGTCCATCAAATATTAGATGATCTGACAGATAGAGAAGCAAATGTTCTTCGATTACGTTATGGAATTGATGATGGAAGAGAAAGAACATTAGAAGAAGTAGGGAAGGTTTTTGGAGTAACTCGGGAACGAATTAGACAAATTGAAGCAAAAGCATTTAGAAAACTAAAACATCGATTATCACGAAAAGCAAAACGGCATGACTGGGTTTCTTGA
- a CDS encoding DEAD/DEAH box helicase, whose protein sequence is MVISAKKQLSNHISHLKEQFSSKNILLVFKGFSREFLTNIEEADKLISLPVNSTLEILHGSKAQLLPEVFTKLPVQTGAVYWCTYEEFLTLGANEMLSLYSEIVIIKNNIFHKTFPALYEVQNMEELFNTHFKDMDEYIEDESEHPSFSVFSSYYGDLKLIGSKFYVTYAEDSDELNFFDVPDLINEDLEQSMYDHAYIELSEEEDALLEVIDNIITRRIKEKEVHITFSGELESFPNNYKNRIALLQKLYNDFYEIRLSTKTMQEKEEIDEQPYVEILKEYWGFDSFRPLKMYKNVNDAVNKKETITISQTQIIDDIVKQSKRALNNETPNDIFVTSPTGAGKSVMFQIPAIYLAKNYRAMTIVISPLIGLMADQVQGLQSRNVEMSATINSDITPVEKMEIIEKIKDEKISILYISPETLLSRSDITQLIGDRRIGLFVIDEAHIVTTWGKAFRSDYWYLGNYLQKLRKDVEKQFPIATFTATAIYGGIEDMYSETRDSLNLQNVISYFGYVKRDDLEVRIKQKDLEKDRFNEYIHDKFKILLARIDQFISKKKKTLVYFPTVKLIHDFLQFAKVYGGEEIHSQISYYYGSLEKDKKNANYMMYKQNESKVMLATKAFGMGIDIPDINIVYHFAPTGNVCDYIQEIGRAARDPKIKGYAFFDYLPKDFVHVNRLHGISTIKRFQLIQVMEKILKLLEQNDDNNKATRNLLVSADEFRYIFEKKNAVDPKNDDFDNKLKTALLIIEKGFKAVLEYSPLIARPRSIFATEYFLIQPEKFNKIPAKFKRYFRLIRDNSRHGQGNIYICNMKGIWEENFQKLSYPQFKHFFHTKDTSLKLSFLDLLQPIMQLELTLKDEDYKITKGRLNQFISKIGMIFGEYSRSSEYFSIEEFARELSKKTGFNKYLSENIAQILLTSADSYDRLKKRETNFYNRFLKFHEGKGPNGKYTMQSASYAEFTDWILQDTEKLFIGTKTIKLTDNLFESYLPKFPREVNEKTFILLGILEAFGLLVYKVNGGINPEIFIRINSRMQLDRVVKNPSRYENSVLSNVYKRHKTSVEMLTYLFKKEVSSQQFWDSIEDYFLGTLPTEVIENLEKEEEARKVKK, encoded by the coding sequence GTGGTAATTTCTGCAAAAAAGCAATTAAGCAATCATATTAGTCATCTTAAGGAACAGTTTTCTTCGAAAAACATCTTATTAGTATTCAAGGGTTTCTCCCGTGAGTTCCTTACTAACATTGAAGAAGCTGATAAATTAATAAGTTTACCGGTAAACTCTACATTAGAGATCCTTCATGGATCAAAAGCACAACTTCTACCAGAAGTATTTACAAAATTACCAGTACAAACAGGCGCAGTTTACTGGTGTACGTATGAAGAGTTTTTAACACTTGGTGCAAATGAAATGCTTTCTCTCTATTCTGAAATAGTAATCATAAAAAACAACATATTCCATAAAACGTTTCCTGCATTATATGAAGTTCAAAATATGGAAGAGCTTTTTAATACTCATTTCAAAGATATGGATGAATATATTGAAGATGAAAGTGAACATCCATCGTTTAGTGTGTTCTCAAGCTATTATGGTGACCTAAAGTTAATTGGAAGTAAATTTTATGTTACTTATGCTGAAGATAGTGATGAGTTGAACTTTTTCGATGTTCCAGACTTAATTAATGAGGACCTTGAGCAAAGTATGTATGACCATGCTTACATTGAATTGTCAGAAGAAGAAGATGCTCTATTAGAGGTAATAGATAATATTATTACTAGAAGAATAAAAGAAAAAGAGGTCCATATTACTTTTTCTGGGGAACTTGAATCATTTCCAAATAACTATAAAAATCGAATCGCATTGCTGCAAAAGCTTTATAATGATTTTTATGAAATAAGACTTTCCACAAAAACAATGCAGGAAAAAGAGGAAATCGATGAACAACCCTATGTTGAAATCCTTAAAGAATACTGGGGGTTTGACTCTTTCCGTCCTTTAAAAATGTACAAAAATGTAAATGATGCTGTTAATAAGAAAGAGACCATAACCATCTCACAAACGCAAATCATTGATGATATTGTTAAACAGTCAAAAAGAGCTCTTAATAACGAAACACCAAATGATATTTTCGTCACATCACCTACTGGTGCAGGTAAATCAGTAATGTTTCAGATACCGGCTATTTATTTAGCTAAAAACTATAGAGCAATGACTATTGTTATTTCGCCACTAATTGGGTTGATGGCTGATCAAGTACAGGGTCTACAAAGTAGAAATGTGGAGATGTCTGCAACAATAAATTCAGATATTACACCTGTAGAAAAAATGGAAATCATTGAAAAAATTAAAGACGAAAAGATCTCTATTTTATATATCTCACCAGAAACATTATTAAGCCGCTCAGATATTACACAGCTGATTGGAGATCGTCGAATTGGGTTATTTGTTATTGATGAAGCACATATCGTAACGACTTGGGGGAAGGCATTTAGATCTGACTATTGGTATCTAGGAAATTACCTACAAAAGCTTCGTAAAGATGTAGAAAAGCAGTTCCCAATCGCTACTTTTACTGCGACGGCAATTTATGGTGGAATTGAGGATATGTATAGCGAAACTAGAGATAGTTTAAATTTACAAAACGTTATTAGCTATTTTGGATATGTAAAACGTGATGATCTCGAAGTACGAATTAAACAAAAGGATCTCGAGAAAGATCGTTTTAATGAGTATATTCACGATAAGTTTAAAATTCTATTAGCTCGTATCGACCAGTTTATTTCAAAAAAGAAGAAAACGTTAGTTTATTTCCCTACTGTGAAGTTAATTCATGATTTCTTGCAATTTGCAAAAGTTTATGGTGGAGAAGAGATTCATTCACAGATTTCTTATTATTACGGTTCACTAGAAAAAGACAAAAAGAATGCAAATTATATGATGTACAAGCAAAACGAATCAAAGGTTATGCTTGCTACCAAGGCATTCGGGATGGGTATTGATATACCTGATATTAATATTGTATATCATTTTGCCCCAACAGGTAATGTTTGTGACTATATCCAAGAGATTGGAAGAGCTGCCCGTGACCCTAAAATAAAAGGCTATGCCTTCTTTGATTACTTGCCGAAGGATTTCGTTCATGTGAATAGATTACATGGAATTTCAACAATTAAGAGATTCCAATTAATCCAAGTCATGGAGAAGATTTTAAAGCTCTTAGAGCAAAATGATGACAATAATAAAGCTACTCGTAACCTATTAGTAAGTGCAGATGAATTTAGATATATATTTGAAAAGAAAAATGCTGTTGACCCAAAAAATGATGATTTTGATAATAAGTTAAAAACAGCACTATTAATTATTGAAAAAGGTTTTAAAGCAGTGCTGGAATATTCACCATTAATAGCTCGTCCAAGAAGTATCTTTGCTACAGAATATTTTCTGATTCAACCAGAGAAATTTAATAAAATACCTGCAAAGTTTAAAAGATACTTTCGTCTCATTAGAGATAATTCTAGGCATGGACAAGGAAATATTTATATTTGTAACATGAAAGGAATCTGGGAGGAGAATTTCCAAAAGCTTTCATATCCACAGTTTAAACATTTCTTTCATACAAAAGATACTAGCTTAAAGCTCTCTTTCCTAGACTTGTTACAACCAATCATGCAATTAGAGTTAACTCTTAAAGATGAGGATTACAAAATTACAAAAGGAAGATTAAATCAGTTTATTTCTAAGATTGGTATGATTTTTGGGGAGTATTCAAGATCTAGCGAGTATTTTTCAATAGAAGAGTTTGCAAGAGAATTAAGTAAAAAGACGGGCTTCAATAAATACCTTAGTGAAAACATAGCACAAATCCTCCTTACAAGTGCTGATTCATATGATCGATTAAAGAAAAGAGAAACAAACTTCTACAATCGCTTCTTGAAATTCCACGAAGGTAAAGGACCTAATGGGAAGTATACGATGCAAAGTGCATCTTATGCTGAATTTACAGATTGGATTTTACAAGACACTGAGAAGTTATTTATAGGAACAAAAACTATTAAATTAACTGATAATTTATTTGAGTCCTATTTACCGAAATTCCCTAGAGAAGTAAACGAAAAGACGTTTATCCTTTTAGGAATATTAGAAGCGTTTGGTTTGCTAGTATATAAAGTGAATGGTGGAATTAATCCTGAAATCTTCATTCGTATCAACTCTCGAATGCAACTTGATCGTGTGGTTAAAAACCCTTCAAGGTATGAAAACTCTGTTTTAAGTAATGTATACAAGAGGCATAAAACTTCTGTTGAAATGTTAACTTATCTATTTAAGAAAGAAGTATCGTCTCAACAATTTTGGGATTCTATTGAAGATTATTTTTTAGGAACCCTTCCTACCGAAGTTATAGAAAACCTAGAAAAAGAAGAAGAAGCAAGAAAAGTAAAGAAATGA
- a CDS encoding McrB family protein — protein sequence MIRQLLRRFAEKTKEVTTLSTQKPNWITKVDETGLHVETQSSREKYSRGEKSRPYYYISFDFLMDAWEEFISVRNASKDDFIRTQGRSSFIMAFFHELPFVEKSEKDNKTSIRLKEFTTDQLPEASLEQTITLLKEILIEDLNPKNISNKYNEDSIKRLKLRARQGLKILGMLDENYGVMTEVIDKYKETKDESDFIATQIKQHPYLSLIYDLLVFIPDLDKSDKLSFLSDIGRLLVRNSMGQNQMVESVAEYRTRNILNWFKECGMVDEEWNIVAEEKLSPQLLKVMNEFLEARQGPFSSHPLGRLLRHEIPSTIKDFPFINENYEVTGSIGKGNWTTVPWIAIMNRQITVSTQRGYYIVYLFSDDMKRLYLTFAQGVTETAKDEMIRINEEIRTSIEMNPRVHKDNNLDLGETKKARDYTESVAAYISYHIESFPSEQQLIKDLEDMVKYYEEYISLKTYSPKERESVVIEDEPKLRTINEIINHIDAYITSKGFYYEKEEVQNLYLSLRTKPFVILSGISGTGKTMVVKWLAESVGATKDNGQFTLIPVRPDWNDGSDLLGYVDIKGDFIEGPLTNVIKKAQENSDKPYFVLLDEMNLARVEYYFSDVLSVMESRELVGNNLSTLPLIKEEVAGELIGFPPNVYIIGTVNMDETTHPFSKKVLDRANTIEFNDVNLENLAFLNNQSHVDPVHLHNHSFVSSYIHLKDVYRLHADVVEHATAELVKINNILKPLGAHVGYRVRDEISFYLAYNKQGNVMTENQAMDRCILQKILPRISGSDSRVERVLIGLYKLFTNKEVPLDLDNIEDELKLSKYPRSTNKVIEMLRRLNDDGFTSFWIS from the coding sequence ATGATCAGACAGTTGTTAAGGAGATTTGCAGAAAAGACGAAAGAAGTTACAACTTTAAGCACACAAAAGCCAAATTGGATTACAAAGGTTGATGAGACAGGATTACACGTAGAAACACAATCCTCACGTGAGAAGTACTCTAGAGGTGAAAAAAGTCGCCCTTATTATTACATATCATTTGATTTCTTAATGGATGCTTGGGAAGAATTCATATCTGTTAGAAATGCCTCAAAAGATGATTTTATCAGAACACAAGGTAGATCTTCGTTTATAATGGCGTTTTTTCATGAGTTACCTTTTGTTGAAAAATCAGAAAAAGATAACAAAACGTCAATACGCCTAAAAGAATTCACAACAGATCAACTTCCAGAAGCTAGTTTAGAGCAAACAATTACGTTGCTTAAAGAAATATTAATAGAAGATCTAAATCCTAAAAATATATCTAATAAATACAATGAGGACAGTATAAAACGGTTAAAGCTCCGCGCACGTCAAGGTTTAAAAATACTTGGAATGCTAGATGAAAACTATGGTGTTATGACTGAGGTAATCGATAAATATAAAGAGACTAAAGATGAGTCTGATTTTATAGCAACTCAAATAAAACAGCATCCATATCTTTCGTTAATTTATGATCTACTTGTGTTTATTCCTGATCTGGATAAATCAGATAAACTCTCCTTTCTTTCAGACATCGGAAGATTACTTGTAAGGAACTCGATGGGACAAAATCAGATGGTAGAATCAGTTGCAGAATATCGAACAAGAAATATCCTTAATTGGTTCAAGGAATGTGGGATGGTAGACGAGGAGTGGAATATCGTGGCTGAAGAGAAGCTTAGTCCTCAGTTATTAAAGGTGATGAACGAATTTTTAGAAGCGCGACAAGGTCCTTTTTCAAGTCATCCATTAGGTAGATTATTAAGGCATGAGATCCCTTCGACGATTAAGGATTTTCCTTTTATCAATGAAAACTATGAAGTTACCGGGTCAATTGGAAAAGGTAACTGGACAACAGTGCCATGGATTGCCATTATGAATAGGCAAATTACAGTATCTACTCAACGAGGCTATTATATCGTTTATTTATTTAGTGATGATATGAAAAGGTTGTATTTAACCTTTGCTCAAGGGGTTACTGAAACTGCTAAAGATGAAATGATTAGAATTAATGAAGAGATTCGGACTTCTATTGAAATGAATCCAAGAGTGCATAAAGACAATAACTTGGATTTGGGTGAAACAAAGAAGGCAAGGGATTATACTGAATCTGTTGCTGCATATATTTCATATCATATAGAAAGTTTTCCTAGTGAACAGCAGCTAATTAAAGATTTGGAAGATATGGTGAAGTATTATGAGGAATATATTTCACTGAAAACCTATTCACCTAAAGAAAGAGAAAGTGTAGTGATTGAGGATGAACCTAAATTGCGAACAATAAATGAAATTATCAATCATATCGATGCTTACATAACTAGTAAAGGTTTTTATTATGAAAAAGAAGAAGTTCAAAATTTATACTTGTCTCTTCGTACAAAACCATTTGTGATCTTATCTGGGATTTCAGGTACAGGAAAAACGATGGTGGTGAAATGGTTAGCGGAAAGTGTTGGGGCAACAAAGGATAATGGTCAGTTTACATTAATTCCTGTTCGACCTGATTGGAATGATGGATCTGACTTATTAGGTTATGTTGATATTAAGGGAGATTTTATTGAAGGCCCATTAACAAATGTGATAAAGAAGGCGCAAGAGAATTCGGACAAGCCTTATTTTGTCTTACTTGACGAGATGAATCTTGCTCGTGTTGAGTATTATTTTAGTGATGTGTTAAGTGTTATGGAAAGTCGAGAGCTAGTTGGAAATAACTTGAGTACCTTGCCATTGATCAAAGAAGAAGTGGCAGGAGAACTTATTGGGTTTCCGCCAAACGTCTATATTATTGGAACAGTGAACATGGATGAAACGACACATCCTTTTAGTAAAAAAGTGTTAGACCGTGCAAACACGATTGAGTTTAATGATGTGAACTTAGAAAATTTGGCGTTTTTAAATAATCAGTCACACGTTGATCCTGTTCATTTACATAACCATAGCTTTGTCAGCAGCTATATTCACCTTAAGGATGTATATAGACTTCATGCTGATGTTGTTGAACATGCAACAGCAGAATTAGTTAAAATAAATAACATACTTAAGCCCCTTGGTGCTCATGTGGGGTACCGTGTTCGTGATGAGATAAGCTTTTACCTAGCTTACAATAAGCAAGGTAATGTGATGACTGAAAATCAAGCAATGGACCGCTGCATTTTACAAAAGATTCTTCCGCGAATTTCTGGTAGTGACTCCAGGGTAGAACGTGTCTTGATTGGTTTATATAAATTATTTACAAACAAGGAAGTACCTTTAGACCTGGATAATATTGAAGATGAGCTGAAGTTATCAAAATACCCGAGGAGTACCAACAAAGTTATCGAAATGCTTAGGAGGCTAAATGATGATGGTTTTACCTCATTCTGGATTAGCTAA